A part of Corynebacterium mustelae genomic DNA contains:
- a CDS encoding immunity 22 family protein codes for MEPENEYDRAHLWLLLTPLDCDEFDDYVESPEWTDEQLEGVAPEPEPEGFTQDAGMDDYDPDFAHFQYCGLNTPVEDLFEETDLSEDERPRIISSCLENGITHATAVCLLSDSSHSDIPFTDRNGLVYIGEFDMD; via the coding sequence ATGGAACCTGAGAATGAATATGACCGCGCCCACCTATGGCTCTTGCTCACGCCACTAGATTGTGACGAATTCGATGACTATGTTGAATCCCCGGAATGGACAGATGAGCAATTAGAGGGGGTAGCACCTGAACCTGAACCGGAAGGATTCACCCAGGATGCGGGGATGGATGATTACGACCCAGATTTCGCCCATTTTCAATACTGCGGTCTCAACACACCCGTCGAGGACCTTTTCGAAGAAACTGATCTCTCCGAAGATGAACGCCCTAGGATCATTTCCTCGTGTCTAGAAAACGGCATCACCCATGCCACAGCAGTATGTTTGCTTTCTGATTCTTCTCATTCCGACATTCCTTTTACCGATCGCAACGGGCTGGTGTACATCGGCGAATTCGATATGGACTGA